A window from Nitrosopumilus adriaticus encodes these proteins:
- a CDS encoding deoxyribonuclease IV has product MQIGCHVSISGSIDKAVDNAVERECTAFQIFTRNPRGWNAKELSKEDIANFKLKLKASKIDRFATCAHMPYLPNLASPKDDGFEKSIKTLINEVERCAQLGIPYLVTHLGSHLGTGDEAGIKRLVEGLTRAGKTKNDVMILLENTAGQKNSVGSDFKQLGEIFKQLKPAKKFGVCIDSCHAFVSGYDLRTEEKVKKVFSEFDKFVGLEHLKILHLNDAKGDLGCNLDRHYHLGLGGIGEKGISAIVKFANKKKIPIILETPIDDERDDFENIRVAKGFA; this is encoded by the coding sequence GCAGTTGATAATGCAGTTGAGAGGGAATGTACTGCTTTTCAGATATTTACTAGAAACCCAAGAGGATGGAATGCAAAAGAACTATCCAAGGAAGATATTGCAAATTTTAAATTAAAACTAAAAGCAAGTAAGATTGATAGATTTGCAACATGTGCACATATGCCATATCTGCCAAATCTTGCATCCCCTAAAGATGACGGATTTGAAAAATCAATTAAAACTTTGATTAATGAAGTTGAGAGATGTGCACAATTAGGAATTCCATATCTTGTTACACATCTAGGTAGTCATTTGGGGACAGGGGATGAAGCTGGAATAAAAAGACTAGTTGAAGGGCTAACAAGAGCAGGAAAGACAAAAAATGATGTAATGATTTTATTGGAGAACACTGCAGGTCAAAAAAATTCTGTTGGCTCTGACTTTAAGCAGCTTGGTGAAATATTCAAGCAGTTAAAACCTGCAAAGAAATTTGGTGTTTGTATTGATTCTTGCCATGCATTTGTTTCAGGATATGACTTGAGAACAGAGGAGAAAGTAAAAAAAGTGTTTTCTGAATTTGATAAATTTGTAGGACTAGAGCATTTGAAAATATTACATCTAAATGATGCTAAAGGTGACCTTGGATGTAATTTAGATAGACACTATCATTTAGGGTTGGGAGGAATTGGAGAGAAAGGAATTTCAGCCATTGTAAAGTTTGCAAACAAGAAAAAAATTCCAATAATTTTAGAAACGCCAATCGATGATGAAAGAGATGACTTTGAGAATATCAGAGTAGCAAAGGGATTTGCGTAG